A genomic region of Denticeps clupeoides chromosome 17, fDenClu1.1, whole genome shotgun sequence contains the following coding sequences:
- the LOC114766810 gene encoding protein brambleberry-like isoform X1, producing MYQKAPRLAPWGLLLWVLAGHFGSAAAFFGWMKKAAPDPAPTPSAAANVHQNLPLAEPPPFEIAVADDKILAEAKQMELSPLDSCHFRVVAQLRSTCGSLSEENLAKLGVALFNCQAEVEGRRTFPCSEDMSIKECTADMDSDTWNAYHIVSNRARAVCYATRQQHFRRRAELTVNALISTATSQLDAMKDLKEGQRELRDLTAASLDRLLEGHTALQLHQGALKEGQERLDASISGNLRRLADEKALISTGQELVAQLIQGVAQRMENMTEQLKGQGSEVNQGHQAIMEDLAEVRGRAQDIYSKMEENMAEFLQQQDNTAHFYSELLGKLERMNGTLGYMLLYLDNMQSRLEDRLHLIQGYLGWAGLSLCAVWTCVVHAGYFLLCALLLSFLQCPAFSRLSLLITVPVNAIAEVNQQPAFDLFTLTLLLFSLSMGRWFVLRLLWVLSTIWGTLPCRPLPAPPSKSHDEVKTTPTESPTSNRRDFLDCDLDLDPVDHDSFLAGDPSMVATSPPQAHGLPRFSHCSQITTSHSTPRLKSWPNLAGQGVFDVPQRNLGGVLDAVDPPHGCSPNQSVSSNSSFSGRPLCSGTTKLGQPCKKRALQGQDFCRVHEGGNASHNRL from the exons ATGTATCAGAAAGCGCCGCGTTTGGCACCATGGGGGCTTCTCCTCTGGGTGCTGGCAGGTCACTTTGGGTCGGCGGCGGCCTTTTTTGGTTGGATGAAGAAAGCAGCCCCGGACCCGGCCCCGACACCATCAGCAGCAGCCAACGTCCATCAGAACCTTCCGCTGGCTGAGCCGCCACCTTTTGAAATCGCTGTGGCGGATGACAAGATTCTTGCTGAAGCGAAGCAGATGGAGCTGAGTCCCCTGGACAGCTGTCATTTTCGG GTTGTTGCCCAGCTGAGGTCCACCTGTGGAAGCTTGTCTGAGGAGAACTTGGCCAAACTCGGCGTGGCCCTGTTTAACTGTCAGGCGGAGGTGGAGGGCCGTAGAACATTCCCTTGCTCAGAGGACATG TCCATTAAGGAGTGCACTGCAGACATGGACTCAGACACATGGAATGCATATCACATTGTGAGCAATCGAGCCCGCGCTGTGTGCTACGCTACACGGCAGCAGCATTTCCGCCGCCGGGCCGAGCTCACGGTCAACGCCCTCATCTCCACAGCAACGAGTCAACTTGATGCCATGAAGGACCTGAAG GAGGGTCAGCGTGAACTACGGGACCTGACTGCCGCTTCTCTGGACCGGCTGTTGGAGGGACACACTGCCCTGCAGCTCCATCAGGGGGCGCTGAAGGAAGGGCAGGAGCGGCTGGATGCCTCAATCAGTGGCAACTTGCGGCGACTGGCGGATGAAAAGGCCCTGATCAGTACCGGCCAAGAGCTGGTAGCACAGCTCATCCAAGGCGTTGCACAGAGGATGG AGAATATGACTGAGCAGTTGAAAGGTCAAGGTTCTGAGGTGAATCAAGGTCATCAAGCCATTATGGAGGACCTGGCAGAGGTCCGAGGTCGTGCTCAGGACATCTACAGTAAAATGG AAGAGAACATGGCTGAATTTCTGCAACAGCAGGACAACACCGCCCACTTCTACTCTGAACTCCTGGGAAAGCTGGAGCGCATGAACGGCACTCTGGGATACATGCTGCTTTACCTGGATAACATGCAGAGTCGGCTGGAGGACCGACTGCATCTCATTCAGGGCTACCTGGGATGGGCAG GTTTGAGTCTTTGTGCAGTTTGGACCTGtgtggtgcatgctgggtactTCCTGCTTTGCGCACTGCTGCTGTCTTTCCTGCAGTGTCCAGCTTTCTCCCGACTGTCTCTGCTGATCACTGTGCCGGTCAATGCAATTGCTGAGGTTAACCAGCAGCCGGCCTTTGACCTTTTTACACTCACGCTGCTGCTCTTCTCTCTTTCAATGG GTCGCTGGTTTGTGCTGCGGTTGTTGTGGGTCCTTTCTACAATCTGGGGAACGTTACCCTGCCGTCCTCTACCAGCTCCTCCAAGTAAGAGCCATGATGAGGTGAAGACCACCCCGACCGAGTCCCCCACGTCGAATCG TAGGGATTTTCTGGACTGTGACCTGGATTTGGACCCTGTTGATCATGACAGTTTTTTGGCAG GTGACCCAAGCATGGTGGCCACGTCACCCCCGCAGGCCCATGGGCTTCCCAGATTCAGTCACTGCAGCCAAATCACAACCAGCCATTCAACTCCCAGACTCAAAAGCTGGCCTAACCTGGCAGGA cAGGGCGTTTTTGACGTTCCCCAAAGAAATCTTGGAGGTGTTTTGGATGCTGTGGATCCACCACATGGCTGCAGCCCTAACCAGTCAGTGTCAAGCAACAG tTCTTTTTCAGGTCGGCCTTTGTGCAGTGGTACCACGAAGCTGGGACAGCCATGCAAGAAGAGGGCACTACAGGGTCAGGACTTCTGCCGTGTCCATGAAGGAGGAAATGCCTCCCACAACCGTctctga
- the LOC114766810 gene encoding protein brambleberry-like isoform X3, giving the protein MYQKAPRLAPWGLLLWVLAGHFGSAAAFFGWMKKAAPDPAPTPSAAANVHQNLPLAEPPPFEIAVADDKILAEAKQMELSPLDSCHFRVVAQLRSTCGSLSEENLAKLGVALFNCQAEVEGRRTFPCSEDMSIKECTADMDSDTWNAYHIVSNRARAVCYATRQQHFRRRAELTVNALISTATSQLDAMKDLKEGQRELRDLTAASLDRLLEGHTALQLHQGALKEGQERLDASISGNLRRLADEKALISTGQELVAQLIQGVAQRMENMTEQLKGQGSEVNQGHQAIMEDLAEVRGRAQDIYSKMEENMAEFLQQQDNTAHFYSELLGKLERMNGTLGYMLLYLDNMQSRLEDRLHLIQGYLGWAGLSLCAVWTCVVHAGYFLLCALLLSFLQCPAFSRLSLLITVPVNAIAEVNQQPAFDLFTLTLLLFSLSMGRWFVLRLLWVLSTIWGTLPCRPLPAPPSKSHDEVKTTPTESPTSNRRDFLDCDLDLDPVDHDSFLAGDPSMVATSPPQAHGLPRFSHCSQITTSHSTPRLKSWPNLAGGVFDVPQRNLGGVLDAVDPPHGCSPNQSVSSNSSFSGRPLCSGTTKLGQPCKKRALQGQDFCRVHEGGNASHNRL; this is encoded by the exons ATGTATCAGAAAGCGCCGCGTTTGGCACCATGGGGGCTTCTCCTCTGGGTGCTGGCAGGTCACTTTGGGTCGGCGGCGGCCTTTTTTGGTTGGATGAAGAAAGCAGCCCCGGACCCGGCCCCGACACCATCAGCAGCAGCCAACGTCCATCAGAACCTTCCGCTGGCTGAGCCGCCACCTTTTGAAATCGCTGTGGCGGATGACAAGATTCTTGCTGAAGCGAAGCAGATGGAGCTGAGTCCCCTGGACAGCTGTCATTTTCGG GTTGTTGCCCAGCTGAGGTCCACCTGTGGAAGCTTGTCTGAGGAGAACTTGGCCAAACTCGGCGTGGCCCTGTTTAACTGTCAGGCGGAGGTGGAGGGCCGTAGAACATTCCCTTGCTCAGAGGACATG TCCATTAAGGAGTGCACTGCAGACATGGACTCAGACACATGGAATGCATATCACATTGTGAGCAATCGAGCCCGCGCTGTGTGCTACGCTACACGGCAGCAGCATTTCCGCCGCCGGGCCGAGCTCACGGTCAACGCCCTCATCTCCACAGCAACGAGTCAACTTGATGCCATGAAGGACCTGAAG GAGGGTCAGCGTGAACTACGGGACCTGACTGCCGCTTCTCTGGACCGGCTGTTGGAGGGACACACTGCCCTGCAGCTCCATCAGGGGGCGCTGAAGGAAGGGCAGGAGCGGCTGGATGCCTCAATCAGTGGCAACTTGCGGCGACTGGCGGATGAAAAGGCCCTGATCAGTACCGGCCAAGAGCTGGTAGCACAGCTCATCCAAGGCGTTGCACAGAGGATGG AGAATATGACTGAGCAGTTGAAAGGTCAAGGTTCTGAGGTGAATCAAGGTCATCAAGCCATTATGGAGGACCTGGCAGAGGTCCGAGGTCGTGCTCAGGACATCTACAGTAAAATGG AAGAGAACATGGCTGAATTTCTGCAACAGCAGGACAACACCGCCCACTTCTACTCTGAACTCCTGGGAAAGCTGGAGCGCATGAACGGCACTCTGGGATACATGCTGCTTTACCTGGATAACATGCAGAGTCGGCTGGAGGACCGACTGCATCTCATTCAGGGCTACCTGGGATGGGCAG GTTTGAGTCTTTGTGCAGTTTGGACCTGtgtggtgcatgctgggtactTCCTGCTTTGCGCACTGCTGCTGTCTTTCCTGCAGTGTCCAGCTTTCTCCCGACTGTCTCTGCTGATCACTGTGCCGGTCAATGCAATTGCTGAGGTTAACCAGCAGCCGGCCTTTGACCTTTTTACACTCACGCTGCTGCTCTTCTCTCTTTCAATGG GTCGCTGGTTTGTGCTGCGGTTGTTGTGGGTCCTTTCTACAATCTGGGGAACGTTACCCTGCCGTCCTCTACCAGCTCCTCCAAGTAAGAGCCATGATGAGGTGAAGACCACCCCGACCGAGTCCCCCACGTCGAATCG TAGGGATTTTCTGGACTGTGACCTGGATTTGGACCCTGTTGATCATGACAGTTTTTTGGCAG GTGACCCAAGCATGGTGGCCACGTCACCCCCGCAGGCCCATGGGCTTCCCAGATTCAGTCACTGCAGCCAAATCACAACCAGCCATTCAACTCCCAGACTCAAAAGCTGGCCTAACCTGGCAGGA GGCGTTTTTGACGTTCCCCAAAGAAATCTTGGAGGTGTTTTGGATGCTGTGGATCCACCACATGGCTGCAGCCCTAACCAGTCAGTGTCAAGCAACAG tTCTTTTTCAGGTCGGCCTTTGTGCAGTGGTACCACGAAGCTGGGACAGCCATGCAAGAAGAGGGCACTACAGGGTCAGGACTTCTGCCGTGTCCATGAAGGAGGAAATGCCTCCCACAACCGTctctga
- the LOC114766810 gene encoding protein brambleberry-like isoform X2, whose product MYQKAPRLAPWGLLLWVLAGHFGSAAAFFGWMKKAAPDPAPTPSAAANVHQNLPLAEPPPFEIAVADDKILAEAKQMELSPLDSCHFRVVAQLRSTCGSLSEENLAKLGVALFNCQAEVEGRRTFPCSEDMSIKECTADMDSDTWNAYHIVSNRARAVCYATRQQHFRRRAELTVNALISTATSQLDAMKDLKEGQRELRDLTAASLDRLLEGHTALQLHQGALKEGQERLDASISGNLRRLADEKALISTGQELVAQLIQGVAQRMENMTEQLKGQGSEVNQGHQAIMEDLAEVRGRAQDIYSKMEENMAEFLQQQDNTAHFYSELLGKLERMNGTLGYMLLYLDNMQSRLEDRLHLIQGYLGWAGLSLCAVWTCVVHAGYFLLCALLLSFLQCPAFSRLSLLITVPVNAIAEVNQQPAFDLFTLTLLLFSLSMGRWFVLRLLWVLSTIWGTLPCRPLPAPPSKSHDEVKTTPTESPTSNRDFLDCDLDLDPVDHDSFLAGDPSMVATSPPQAHGLPRFSHCSQITTSHSTPRLKSWPNLAGQGVFDVPQRNLGGVLDAVDPPHGCSPNQSVSSNSSFSGRPLCSGTTKLGQPCKKRALQGQDFCRVHEGGNASHNRL is encoded by the exons ATGTATCAGAAAGCGCCGCGTTTGGCACCATGGGGGCTTCTCCTCTGGGTGCTGGCAGGTCACTTTGGGTCGGCGGCGGCCTTTTTTGGTTGGATGAAGAAAGCAGCCCCGGACCCGGCCCCGACACCATCAGCAGCAGCCAACGTCCATCAGAACCTTCCGCTGGCTGAGCCGCCACCTTTTGAAATCGCTGTGGCGGATGACAAGATTCTTGCTGAAGCGAAGCAGATGGAGCTGAGTCCCCTGGACAGCTGTCATTTTCGG GTTGTTGCCCAGCTGAGGTCCACCTGTGGAAGCTTGTCTGAGGAGAACTTGGCCAAACTCGGCGTGGCCCTGTTTAACTGTCAGGCGGAGGTGGAGGGCCGTAGAACATTCCCTTGCTCAGAGGACATG TCCATTAAGGAGTGCACTGCAGACATGGACTCAGACACATGGAATGCATATCACATTGTGAGCAATCGAGCCCGCGCTGTGTGCTACGCTACACGGCAGCAGCATTTCCGCCGCCGGGCCGAGCTCACGGTCAACGCCCTCATCTCCACAGCAACGAGTCAACTTGATGCCATGAAGGACCTGAAG GAGGGTCAGCGTGAACTACGGGACCTGACTGCCGCTTCTCTGGACCGGCTGTTGGAGGGACACACTGCCCTGCAGCTCCATCAGGGGGCGCTGAAGGAAGGGCAGGAGCGGCTGGATGCCTCAATCAGTGGCAACTTGCGGCGACTGGCGGATGAAAAGGCCCTGATCAGTACCGGCCAAGAGCTGGTAGCACAGCTCATCCAAGGCGTTGCACAGAGGATGG AGAATATGACTGAGCAGTTGAAAGGTCAAGGTTCTGAGGTGAATCAAGGTCATCAAGCCATTATGGAGGACCTGGCAGAGGTCCGAGGTCGTGCTCAGGACATCTACAGTAAAATGG AAGAGAACATGGCTGAATTTCTGCAACAGCAGGACAACACCGCCCACTTCTACTCTGAACTCCTGGGAAAGCTGGAGCGCATGAACGGCACTCTGGGATACATGCTGCTTTACCTGGATAACATGCAGAGTCGGCTGGAGGACCGACTGCATCTCATTCAGGGCTACCTGGGATGGGCAG GTTTGAGTCTTTGTGCAGTTTGGACCTGtgtggtgcatgctgggtactTCCTGCTTTGCGCACTGCTGCTGTCTTTCCTGCAGTGTCCAGCTTTCTCCCGACTGTCTCTGCTGATCACTGTGCCGGTCAATGCAATTGCTGAGGTTAACCAGCAGCCGGCCTTTGACCTTTTTACACTCACGCTGCTGCTCTTCTCTCTTTCAATGG GTCGCTGGTTTGTGCTGCGGTTGTTGTGGGTCCTTTCTACAATCTGGGGAACGTTACCCTGCCGTCCTCTACCAGCTCCTCCAAGTAAGAGCCATGATGAGGTGAAGACCACCCCGACCGAGTCCCCCACGTCGAATCG GGATTTTCTGGACTGTGACCTGGATTTGGACCCTGTTGATCATGACAGTTTTTTGGCAG GTGACCCAAGCATGGTGGCCACGTCACCCCCGCAGGCCCATGGGCTTCCCAGATTCAGTCACTGCAGCCAAATCACAACCAGCCATTCAACTCCCAGACTCAAAAGCTGGCCTAACCTGGCAGGA cAGGGCGTTTTTGACGTTCCCCAAAGAAATCTTGGAGGTGTTTTGGATGCTGTGGATCCACCACATGGCTGCAGCCCTAACCAGTCAGTGTCAAGCAACAG tTCTTTTTCAGGTCGGCCTTTGTGCAGTGGTACCACGAAGCTGGGACAGCCATGCAAGAAGAGGGCACTACAGGGTCAGGACTTCTGCCGTGTCCATGAAGGAGGAAATGCCTCCCACAACCGTctctga
- the LOC114766826 gene encoding palmitoyltransferase ZDHHC7-like isoform X1 has translation MQSHRLRDMDQQRPLLDGECGTGTPPEGSQVWFIQDGCGMICAFITWFLVLYADFVVTFVMLLPSKSVGYAIINGVVFNGLAVLALTSHLRTMLTDPGAVPKGNATKEYMDSLHLKPGEVIYKCPKCCSIKPERAHHCSICKRCIRKMDHHCPWVNNCVGENNQRFFVLFTMYIAMISTHALALSGFQFFTCVKVQWSGESGQPGPRSSRSDEQTVPHLRPPVFRVLSLSLSLSPSLSLSSSECSDFSPPVTVMLMIFLCLEALLFLTFTAVMFGTQIHSICNDETEIERLKNEKPTWERHTRWEGMKSVFGGQPSLLWINPFAGLRVRRLLAARGRKGGAEFSV, from the exons ATGCAGTCCCATCGGCTGCGCGACATGGAccagcagcgccccctgctggatggGGAGTGTGGCACGGGAACCCCGCCCGAGGGGTCCCAGGTCTGGTTCATCCAGGACGGCTGCGGGATGATCTGTGCCTTCATTACGTGGTTCCTCGTCCTCTACGCCGACTTCGTGGTCACGTTCGTCATGCTCCTCCCGTCAAAGAGCGTCGGGTACGCCATAATCAACGGGGTGGTGTTCAACGGCCTGGCGGTGCTGGCCCTCACCTCCCACTTACGCACCATGCTGACGGACCCG GGTGCGGTTCCCAAGGGCAACGCCACCAAGGAGTACATGGACAGCCTGCACCTGAAGCCAGGAGAGGTCATCTACAAGTGCCCCAAATGCTGCAGCATCAAACCCGAGAGGGCCCACCACTGCAG CATCTGCAAGCGCTGCATCCGAAAGATGGACCATCACTGCCCCTGGGTGAACAACTGCGTCGGGGAGAACAACCAGCGCTTCTTCGTTCTTTTTACC ATGTATATAGCGATGATCTCCACCCATGCTCTGGCCCTGAGCGGTTTCCAGTTCTTCACCTGTGTGAAAGTGCAGTGGAGCGGTGAGTCCGGGCAGCCGGGGCCGCGGTCATCCCGCAGTGATGAACAGACTGTGCCTCACCTCCGACCGCCTGTGTTCcgtgtgctctctctctctctctctctctctccctccctctctctctcttcctcagaGTGTAGCGATTTCTCCCCTCCAGTCACAGTCATGCTAATGATCTTCCTCTGTCTGGAggcgctcctcttcctcaccttcACCGCCGTCATGTTCGGCACACAAATCCACTCCATCTGCAACGACGAGACG GAGATCGAGCGGCTGAAGAACGAGAAGCCGACGTGGGAGCGGCACACGCGCTGGGAGGGGATGAAGAGCGTGTTCGGGGGGCAGCCCTCCCTGCTGTGGATTAACCCCTTCGCCGGGCTGCGCGTGCGGCGCCTGCTCGCCGCGCGCGGCCGCAAGGGCGGCGCCGAGTTCTCCGTCTGA
- the LOC114766826 gene encoding palmitoyltransferase ZDHHC7-like isoform X2 — MQSHRLRDMDQQRPLLDGECGTGTPPEGSQVWFIQDGCGMICAFITWFLVLYADFVVTFVMLLPSKSVGYAIINGVVFNGLAVLALTSHLRTMLTDPGAVPKGNATKEYMDSLHLKPGEVIYKCPKCCSIKPERAHHCSICKRCIRKMDHHCPWVNNCVGENNQRFFVLFTMYIAMISTHALALSGFQFFTCVKVQWSECSDFSPPVTVMLMIFLCLEALLFLTFTAVMFGTQIHSICNDETEIERLKNEKPTWERHTRWEGMKSVFGGQPSLLWINPFAGLRVRRLLAARGRKGGAEFSV, encoded by the exons ATGCAGTCCCATCGGCTGCGCGACATGGAccagcagcgccccctgctggatggGGAGTGTGGCACGGGAACCCCGCCCGAGGGGTCCCAGGTCTGGTTCATCCAGGACGGCTGCGGGATGATCTGTGCCTTCATTACGTGGTTCCTCGTCCTCTACGCCGACTTCGTGGTCACGTTCGTCATGCTCCTCCCGTCAAAGAGCGTCGGGTACGCCATAATCAACGGGGTGGTGTTCAACGGCCTGGCGGTGCTGGCCCTCACCTCCCACTTACGCACCATGCTGACGGACCCG GGTGCGGTTCCCAAGGGCAACGCCACCAAGGAGTACATGGACAGCCTGCACCTGAAGCCAGGAGAGGTCATCTACAAGTGCCCCAAATGCTGCAGCATCAAACCCGAGAGGGCCCACCACTGCAG CATCTGCAAGCGCTGCATCCGAAAGATGGACCATCACTGCCCCTGGGTGAACAACTGCGTCGGGGAGAACAACCAGCGCTTCTTCGTTCTTTTTACC ATGTATATAGCGATGATCTCCACCCATGCTCTGGCCCTGAGCGGTTTCCAGTTCTTCACCTGTGTGAAAGTGCAGTGGAGCG aGTGTAGCGATTTCTCCCCTCCAGTCACAGTCATGCTAATGATCTTCCTCTGTCTGGAggcgctcctcttcctcaccttcACCGCCGTCATGTTCGGCACACAAATCCACTCCATCTGCAACGACGAGACG GAGATCGAGCGGCTGAAGAACGAGAAGCCGACGTGGGAGCGGCACACGCGCTGGGAGGGGATGAAGAGCGTGTTCGGGGGGCAGCCCTCCCTGCTGTGGATTAACCCCTTCGCCGGGCTGCGCGTGCGGCGCCTGCTCGCCGCGCGCGGCCGCAAGGGCGGCGCCGAGTTCTCCGTCTGA
- the LOC114766827 gene encoding transmembrane emp24 domain-containing protein 6-like, translated as MPCTVRILFTGDKRDRTVRVERRPSRRLQGVQRSEQQLAVAHFLTRWRPPAPSPSSPTRPHHTLSGQGTAMTARGFCLILLLLVGRAEETDQEQIWGSDQYDFAIVLQAAELRCFWHFAHVGEQFYLNYMVQWVTGLANDRHLSVTVNSPSGYLVGQADDASHQISFLTKETGFYQMCFSNFHNRFGSMQIFMNFGVYYEGSEDKDEGPQEKKEELNSTLSTIQDSSHRLQGLVFHMWRHYNFGRMQRGADYYMMVSNSNYVSRWSAVQSLVILLAGYLQLFFIKRLFNTKPTTDTEKPRC; from the exons ATGCCATGTACAGTCAGGATTTTATTTACAGGTGACAAACGAGACCGTACTGTACGCGTGGAGCGTAGACCAAGTCGGCGTCTGCAGGGTGTGCAGAGGAGCGAACAGCAGCTCGCGGTGGCACATTTTCTCACCCGTTGGAGGCCACCTGCACCCAGCCCCAGTTCTCCCACGCGTCCCCACCACACGCTCTCTGGCCAGGGGACCGCCATGACGGCTCGGGGCTTCTGCCTGAtcctcctgctgctggtggGTCGCGCTGAAGAGACGGACCAGGAGCAGATTTGGGGTTCGGACCAGTACGACTTCGCCATCGTTCTGCAGGCTGCGGAGCTGCGCTGCTTCTGGCATTTCGCTCACGTCGGGGAGCAGTTCTACCTCAACTACATG GTCCAGTGGGTGACTGGACTCGCTAATGACAGACACCTGTCAGTCACTGTGAACTCGCCGAGTGGCTATCTGGTTGGACAGGCAGATGATGCGTCTCATCAGATCAGCTTTTTGACCAAAGAGACCG GATTCTATCAGATGTGCTTCAGCAACTTCCACAATCGTTTTGGGAGCATGCAGATCTTCATGAACTTTGGTGTGTACTATGAGGGGTCAGAAGACAAGGATGAAGGGCcccaggagaagaaggaggaacTGAACAGCACGTTGTCCACCATCCAG GACAGCTCCCACCGGCTGCAGGGCCTCGTCTTCCACATGTGGCGCCACTACAACTTCGGCCGCATGCAGAGAGGGGCCGACTACTACATGATGGTGTCCAACTCCAACTACGTCAGCCGCTGGTCCGCCGTTCAGAGCCTCGTCATCCTCCTGGCCGGTTACCTGCAGCTCTTCTTCATCAAGAGGCTCTTCAACACCAAGCCCACGACCGACACCGAGAAACCCCGCTGCTGA
- the rnf141 gene encoding RING finger protein 141 — protein sequence MGQQLSGQAVVTRLPEKLMKHAGLVRESSYLNYEEFLGRVAELNDVTAKLASGQQKHLLFEVQPGSDASALWKVAVRIVCTKINKEDGMVEASRIMNLYQFMQLYKDITSQAAEVFSAEMEAAEGPSGQLTSVDSCQASVWMGRVKQLTDEEECCICMDQKADLILPCAHSFCQKCIDKWCGHSRNCPICRLQVTAANESWVMSDAPTENDIAGYILNLADEAGYPHRP from the exons ATGGGTCAGCAGCTCTCAGGGCAGGCTGTGGTGACCAGGCTGCCTGAGAAACTGATGAAGCACGCTGGACTGGTGCGGGAGAGCAGCTACCTCAACTACGAGGAGTTTTTGGGTCGGGTGGCGGAGCTGAATGATGT AACTGCAAAACTGGCCTCAGGACAGCAGAAGCATCTCCTGTTCGAAGTCCAACCAGGGTCTGATGCCAGCGCTCTTTGGAAGGTGGCCGTAAGGATTGTGTGCACCAAG ATCAACAAAGAGGACGGCATGGTGGAGGCCTCGCGCATCATGAACCTCTACCAGTTCATGCAACTCTATAAGGACATCACCAGCCAGGCCGCAGAGGTGTTTTCAGCAGAGATGGAGGCGGCTGAAGGCCCCTCCGGTCAGCTGACCTCGGTGGACTCCTGCCAGGCCAGTGTGTGGATGGGCAG GGTGAAGCAGTTGACTGATGAGGAGGAGTGCTGCATCTGCATGGACCAGAAGGCCGACCTGATTCTGCCCTGTGCCCACAGCTTCTGTCAGAAGTGCATTGATAAATG GTGTGGACACAGCAGAAACTGCCCGATTTGTCGCCTGCAGGTGACCGCTGCCAATGAATCCTGGGTAATGTCCGACGCGCCCACTGAGAACGATATAGCAGGATATATCCTCAACCTCGCAGACGAGGCAGGGTATCCTCACAGACCTTAA